The following coding sequences lie in one Porphyromonas asaccharolytica DSM 20707 genomic window:
- the hcp gene encoding hydroxylamine reductase, protein MTENKMFCFQCQETAKGTGCTIKGVCGKEAETSKWQDLLLSVVRGVGTIQHTLGENASKEVADFLVDALFSTITNANFDDQSILNKVDTGIALKKQLLETALSKNITLPNYQEVHWGGEKSDYSEEGEREGVLRNENADLRSLKELTVLGLKGIAAYYDHATRLGETNEEIIAFMCKALATITAPDADKETLLGIVLETGKYGVDVMALLDKANTEAYGTPELTKVNIGVGKKPGILISGHDLKDIEDLLIQTEGTGIDVYTHGEMLPAHYYPQLKKYKHLVGNYGNAWWKQKEEFASFNGPIVFTTNCIVPPAKNANYAERVFTTNSTGFPGWKHIATGEDGKKDFSEVIALAKTCKAPQEIETGEIVGGFAHAQVFALADQVVEAVKSGAIRKFVVMSGCDGRMKSRNYYEEFAKALPKDVVILTSGCAKYRYNKLNLGDINGIPRVLDAGQCNDSYSWAVVAFKLKEIFGANDINDLPIFFNIAWYEQKAVIVLLALLHLGVKNIHIGPTLPAFVSEGVLQVLVDNFGLAGNSTVEEDIQKYIL, encoded by the coding sequence ATGACAGAAAATAAGATGTTTTGTTTCCAGTGTCAGGAAACTGCAAAGGGAACAGGTTGCACCATTAAGGGTGTATGCGGTAAAGAGGCTGAAACTTCAAAGTGGCAAGATTTGTTGCTCAGCGTTGTACGTGGTGTGGGAACTATCCAACATACGCTGGGGGAAAATGCATCAAAAGAAGTTGCTGACTTCCTCGTAGATGCATTGTTTTCAACGATTACTAATGCGAACTTTGATGACCAGAGTATATTAAATAAGGTGGACACGGGCATTGCTCTGAAAAAACAATTGCTCGAAACAGCTTTAAGCAAGAACATTACTCTCCCTAATTATCAAGAAGTTCACTGGGGTGGCGAGAAGTCTGACTACTCTGAGGAAGGCGAACGCGAAGGAGTGCTTCGCAACGAGAACGCTGACCTCCGTTCACTGAAGGAACTTACCGTTCTTGGTCTTAAAGGTATAGCCGCTTATTATGACCATGCGACTCGTTTAGGCGAAACGAATGAAGAGATTATTGCTTTCATGTGCAAGGCTCTTGCCACGATTACTGCTCCAGATGCAGATAAGGAAACACTTCTTGGCATCGTACTCGAAACAGGTAAATATGGTGTAGACGTAATGGCATTGCTCGATAAAGCCAACACAGAAGCATACGGTACCCCTGAACTCACAAAGGTTAATATCGGTGTTGGCAAGAAGCCTGGTATTCTCATTTCAGGACACGACCTTAAGGATATTGAAGACCTTCTTATTCAGACAGAAGGCACAGGCATCGACGTTTATACCCACGGCGAGATGTTGCCAGCGCATTACTATCCACAACTAAAGAAATACAAGCACCTTGTGGGCAACTACGGCAATGCGTGGTGGAAGCAGAAGGAAGAGTTTGCAAGCTTCAATGGTCCTATCGTATTTACTACAAACTGTATCGTACCGCCTGCAAAGAATGCAAACTATGCTGAGAGAGTATTCACAACCAACTCTACTGGTTTCCCAGGTTGGAAGCACATCGCAACAGGCGAAGATGGTAAGAAAGATTTCTCTGAAGTTATCGCATTGGCTAAGACCTGCAAGGCTCCACAGGAAATAGAAACTGGAGAAATTGTAGGCGGATTTGCACACGCTCAAGTATTTGCGCTTGCCGACCAAGTAGTAGAAGCTGTGAAGAGTGGTGCTATCCGCAAGTTTGTCGTGATGAGCGGTTGCGACGGCCGTATGAAGAGCCGCAACTATTACGAAGAGTTTGCCAAGGCTCTGCCAAAAGATGTTGTAATCCTCACCAGCGGCTGTGCAAAGTATAGATACAACAAGTTAAACCTCGGAGATATTAATGGTATTCCGCGTGTTCTTGATGCTGGACAGTGCAACGACTCTTATTCTTGGGCAGTGGTGGCATTCAAACTGAAAGAGATTTTTGGTGCAAACGACATCAACGACCTGCCAATCTTCTTCAACATCGCATGGTACGAGCAGAAGGCAGTCATCGTTCTGCTTGCCCTTCTGCACCTTGGCGTGAAGAATATACATATCGGTCCTACCCTTCCAGCTTTCGTTTCTGAAGGCGTACTACAAGTGTTGGTTGACAATTTCGGACTTGCAGGCAATTCTACAGTGGAAGAAGACATTCAGAAATATATTCTCTGA
- a CDS encoding TonB-dependent receptor: MSTYSHHRVWLGRTIYILVALSSIFCTLVAQSNPGRRTYSGVVLDAMSQEPLIGASLWVEELHQGVATDADGAFTLSLPTNGEYHIKVSYVGYKDYTFRYSSKRASQAPQRILLLNATAELNTVFVHGKGQAQRLREIPSSITVIDTRELHGTVSSLNEVLNRSMGVKVTSTGGIGSTSRMIIQGLDGKRIALFVNGIPMGSSDQTCLDAFAVDQIDHVEVYKGIIPSWLGGEGLGGAVNIILRHEEQQDHLTASYEVGSFHTHKGSLRANKYLPALGLNLSLALQGLYTDNDYTFDSPFEHGLVVRRDHDTYASYGGSLSLSLHKPWIDHLSLSLSADRIYQEIQGGVLNLQNNIQHAHTHTTSLQGALSVAKSILDGKLYLSSTSIVAYQLLNHVDTSHYCYDFAGRTFPSGSGQGEIGSMPNDSHDQLINIQEQLNLRYQLSPAHRLLGNISYRFARRDPHDELASKYTKLAVSGYPGYIHSLISGLTHEWKLWDERITNELGVKHVYFHSSVSPLGFTIYEQDHAPLTSSRSVWGGSEAISIKALPNLTLKGSTQYTMRTPRAEEIIGDGVLIYPSPKLAPERSLNFNLGINWLCNPDDYPNCRIDLNGYYMNVRDMIKLVMESLIMKYTNFGQVRIAGVEAELCANLFPWLTIRSNITYQDARDKMRTAIGGGQNFHYNYRVPNMPYLFGNAEIRLQGDQLLLSDDHAEGFIACEYTAPFSYGWEASKVSRLQVPRRWNFNVGVQYTLFQHYHLALEVNNLFDTKQWAEYQYPLPTRSLRAKLKVTF, translated from the coding sequence ATGAGTACCTATTCGCATCATCGCGTTTGGCTAGGTCGCACTATATATATCCTAGTCGCACTATCATCAATCTTCTGCACGCTCGTCGCTCAGAGCAATCCTGGGCGACGCACCTACAGCGGTGTGGTGCTAGACGCTATGTCGCAGGAGCCACTCATCGGTGCCTCACTGTGGGTTGAGGAGCTACATCAAGGCGTAGCTACAGATGCTGATGGTGCCTTCACCTTGTCTCTACCAACCAATGGGGAGTATCATATCAAGGTAAGCTATGTAGGTTACAAAGACTACACCTTCCGCTATAGTAGCAAGCGGGCGAGCCAAGCTCCTCAGCGTATCCTCCTCTTAAACGCTACAGCAGAGCTAAACACAGTCTTCGTTCACGGTAAGGGGCAGGCACAGCGACTGCGTGAGATCCCCTCGTCCATCACCGTCATCGACACACGAGAGCTGCACGGCACGGTCTCCTCACTCAATGAGGTCCTCAACCGCTCTATGGGTGTCAAGGTGACCAGCACTGGTGGCATCGGGAGTACTTCCCGTATGATCATACAGGGGCTAGACGGCAAGCGCATTGCGCTCTTTGTCAATGGCATCCCGATGGGTAGCTCGGATCAAACTTGTCTCGATGCCTTTGCTGTAGACCAAATAGATCATGTGGAGGTGTACAAAGGGATCATCCCCTCGTGGCTCGGTGGCGAGGGACTAGGTGGAGCAGTCAATATCATACTGCGTCACGAAGAGCAGCAAGACCATCTGACCGCATCCTATGAGGTGGGCTCCTTCCATACGCACAAGGGGAGCTTGCGCGCCAATAAGTACTTGCCCGCTCTCGGACTGAACCTCTCCCTAGCTCTCCAAGGGCTTTACACAGACAATGACTATACCTTTGACTCCCCCTTTGAGCATGGACTGGTGGTACGGCGAGATCATGACACCTATGCGAGCTATGGAGGCTCTCTGTCTCTGTCCCTGCACAAGCCGTGGATAGACCATCTGTCGCTCTCACTCAGTGCTGATCGCATCTATCAGGAGATACAAGGAGGTGTCCTCAATCTGCAAAACAACATCCAGCATGCCCACACCCACACGACGAGCCTACAGGGTGCTCTATCAGTCGCAAAGAGCATACTAGACGGCAAGCTCTATCTAAGCTCGACAAGTATCGTCGCGTACCAGTTGCTGAACCACGTGGACACCTCGCACTATTGCTACGACTTCGCTGGGCGCACCTTCCCCAGTGGCTCCGGTCAAGGCGAGATAGGTAGCATGCCCAATGACTCACATGACCAGCTCATCAACATACAGGAGCAGCTAAACCTGCGCTACCAGCTGTCGCCTGCTCATCGTCTCCTAGGCAATATCTCCTACCGCTTCGCCCGACGTGATCCCCACGATGAGCTAGCCAGCAAGTATACCAAGCTCGCTGTGAGTGGCTACCCTGGGTATATACACTCTCTCATATCAGGTTTGACACACGAGTGGAAGCTGTGGGACGAGCGCATTACCAATGAACTGGGTGTGAAGCATGTATACTTTCACTCCTCAGTATCTCCCCTAGGCTTCACCATCTACGAGCAGGATCACGCTCCACTCACCAGCTCACGCTCCGTATGGGGCGGTAGCGAAGCTATCTCCATCAAGGCTCTCCCCAATCTCACGCTCAAAGGCTCTACGCAATACACCATGCGCACCCCTCGTGCCGAGGAGATCATCGGTGACGGCGTACTCATCTACCCCTCGCCTAAGCTAGCCCCTGAGCGGAGCCTTAACTTCAACCTAGGCATCAACTGGCTCTGCAACCCTGACGACTACCCCAACTGTCGCATCGACCTCAACGGATACTATATGAATGTGAGGGATATGATCAAGCTAGTCATGGAGAGCCTTATCATGAAGTACACAAACTTCGGTCAGGTGCGCATAGCAGGCGTAGAGGCAGAGCTATGTGCCAACCTCTTCCCTTGGCTGACCATTCGCTCCAACATCACCTATCAAGATGCACGTGACAAGATGAGGACAGCGATCGGGGGCGGTCAGAACTTCCACTACAACTATCGTGTACCCAACATGCCTTACCTCTTTGGCAATGCGGAGATCCGTCTACAGGGCGACCAGCTACTCCTCTCCGATGATCATGCCGAGGGCTTTATAGCGTGCGAGTACACAGCACCTTTTAGCTATGGGTGGGAGGCGAGCAAGGTGAGCCGACTACAGGTACCTCGCCGATGGAACTTCAACGTGGGAGTTCAGTACACGCTCTTTCAGCATTACCACCTAGCTCTAGAGGTCAACAATCTCTTTGACACCAAGCAGTGGGCGGAGTATCAGTACCCACTCCCGACACGCTCGCTACGTGCCAAGCTCAAGGTCACATTCTAA
- a CDS encoding Crp/Fnr family transcriptional regulator — protein sequence MEVSMHEILTNSPFFNGLTAKEIKELLQTVTYKIVEYPAKEIYTLAGMPCKYADFILKGELISHMTGLSGKQVQINRLKACVLIAPAFIFAKNNAMPVSVEAAQHTTIMRMMPSELKHLIDTNERIRMNFIQLLSSIDVFLTQKLRMLSLFTVREKVAYFLMKAAKEQQSRTIKLSNSRQEIADTFGIQKFSLLRCLSEFEDNGAIKIDGKQITILDSDKMK from the coding sequence ATGGAAGTATCAATGCACGAAATACTAACAAATAGTCCCTTTTTCAATGGATTAACTGCTAAGGAAATCAAAGAGCTATTACAAACGGTAACCTATAAAATAGTGGAATATCCTGCCAAGGAGATTTACACACTTGCTGGTATGCCTTGCAAGTATGCCGACTTTATCCTCAAAGGCGAACTGATTTCGCATATGACTGGTTTGTCAGGCAAGCAAGTGCAGATAAACCGTCTGAAAGCTTGTGTCTTGATAGCTCCAGCGTTTATTTTTGCCAAGAACAACGCTATGCCCGTAAGTGTAGAAGCCGCACAGCACACTACCATTATGCGCATGATGCCATCGGAACTTAAACATCTGATAGATACCAACGAGCGCATACGAATGAACTTCATTCAGCTTCTTTCGTCTATTGATGTCTTCCTCACCCAGAAACTTCGTATGCTATCCCTCTTCACTGTCCGCGAAAAGGTGGCTTACTTCTTGATGAAAGCAGCCAAAGAACAACAAAGCCGCACAATAAAACTCAGTAATAGCCGTCAGGAGATAGCCGACACATTCGGTATTCAGAAGTTCTCGCTATTGCGATGCCTTTCCGAATTTGAAGATAACGGTGCCATTAAAATAGATGGAAAACAGATAACTATTCTCGATTCAGATAAAATGAAATAG
- a CDS encoding DUF4374 domain-containing protein, giving the protein MKHLSLLIMTALLGLVTLSSCQKEENTPQQTQGVKFIYASQVENAFQLTPLADLAEGVQTSFDNSQTLPVGHLFLEKYGDYIYAMSGSMYGYGGEQTLRKYQMKDGKLQEVATLSFKGSPNVLEVIFASDTKAYGVTCASRGQLVIFNPSTMQEMGEIDLSPYAATDPKAEAPDKDPDAGTGIVRDGKLFLCLNQTKSMMELYDEPASVAVIDVATDKVEKVIKDSRVQSLGMVGHTSAILDEAGNIYFYSGPRSAMFGKPEGILRIKKGETDFDKEYYVSVTKADGAEPTSFGMTMTYYQGKVYFFLEKPSLVVDPNDKTFTKNKDFVPYELDLKSGKGKILPLPGSSGWSANATIAYNGKIYFGIHAKDGLGFYSYDPATGQGSSKPVVTTPAGIYTIIKL; this is encoded by the coding sequence ATGAAGCATCTTAGCTTACTAATCATGACCGCCCTCTTAGGGCTAGTCACACTCAGCTCATGTCAAAAGGAGGAAAACACTCCGCAGCAGACGCAGGGAGTCAAGTTTATCTACGCCTCACAGGTGGAGAATGCCTTCCAGCTCACGCCCCTAGCCGACCTCGCAGAGGGCGTGCAGACCTCATTTGACAATTCACAGACCCTCCCCGTGGGGCACCTCTTCTTAGAGAAGTACGGCGACTACATCTACGCCATGTCGGGCAGTATGTATGGCTATGGTGGCGAGCAGACGCTACGCAAGTATCAGATGAAGGATGGTAAGTTACAGGAGGTTGCGACACTCTCCTTCAAAGGCTCTCCCAACGTCCTTGAGGTCATCTTTGCCAGCGATACGAAGGCTTACGGCGTGACCTGCGCTAGCCGTGGTCAGCTCGTCATCTTTAACCCCTCCACCATGCAGGAGATGGGCGAGATAGACCTCTCTCCCTATGCTGCTACAGATCCCAAGGCTGAGGCTCCTGACAAAGATCCCGATGCTGGGACTGGTATCGTGCGAGATGGCAAGCTCTTCCTCTGTCTCAATCAGACAAAGTCCATGATGGAGCTATACGATGAGCCAGCCTCTGTGGCGGTCATTGATGTCGCCACGGACAAGGTCGAGAAGGTCATCAAGGACTCTCGCGTACAGAGCCTTGGTATGGTCGGACACACCAGTGCCATCCTCGACGAGGCAGGTAACATATACTTCTATTCAGGACCTCGCAGTGCTATGTTTGGCAAGCCTGAGGGTATCTTGAGGATCAAAAAGGGCGAGACCGACTTTGACAAGGAGTACTACGTCTCCGTGACCAAAGCTGATGGCGCAGAGCCCACCTCTTTTGGTATGACGATGACCTACTATCAGGGCAAGGTCTACTTCTTCCTGGAGAAGCCTTCGCTCGTTGTCGATCCCAACGACAAGACATTTACCAAAAACAAAGACTTCGTCCCCTATGAGCTAGACCTCAAGAGTGGCAAGGGCAAGATACTCCCTCTGCCCGGATCTAGTGGCTGGAGTGCTAATGCCACCATCGCCTACAACGGCAAGATCTACTTCGGCATACACGCTAAAGACGGTCTGGGCTTCTACAGCTACGACCCAGCTACAGGACAGGGTAGCAGTAAGCCAGTAGTAACTACGCCCGCAGGTATCTATACAATCATCAAACTCTAA
- a CDS encoding glycosyltransferase family 4 protein, protein MQYTPRILIIHRALAPYRIDLFNHLTKRYDVELYLEYGQPLEQDFNLAQQGERIQFDYKLLAPGGRFFPNLRPELLRILRKPYDLILCSEFNLLTGMLYLLRGRSARPLPRLVSMCDDNLVTAEATIADSSYWSKRWLLDRLDGVILCSDQVRDRYRDLCHGELSKWHYLPIVQDEQYLQRQVALAEEQTAALRSRYAIPDGRAVILYVGRLDKVKNLPRLLEAFRLLLDEGLDLQLLMVGDGPMDAELRQQATMLKLEERVTFAGKQQGSDLYAHYGLGDALILPSTNELFGATVAEALALGMPVTVSEVASSCTLIRSEQEGYRLNPLDTEDIARALRHLYELIGEHRDEVTRHSLLPYTFDQYMSQLDGYLDSLIAKRYKS, encoded by the coding sequence ATGCAGTACACGCCTCGCATACTAATCATTCATAGAGCACTGGCTCCCTACCGGATAGACCTCTTCAACCATCTGACGAAGCGGTACGATGTGGAGCTATACTTAGAGTATGGTCAGCCTCTGGAGCAAGACTTTAACTTAGCACAGCAAGGGGAGCGCATACAGTTTGACTATAAGCTGTTAGCCCCTGGGGGTCGTTTCTTCCCTAATCTGCGTCCCGAGCTACTGCGTATCTTGCGCAAGCCGTATGACTTGATCCTCTGTAGTGAGTTTAACCTCCTGACAGGGATGCTCTACCTACTGCGTGGACGCTCGGCACGTCCCTTACCACGTCTTGTCTCTATGTGCGATGACAACTTGGTGACGGCCGAGGCAACTATCGCTGACTCTTCCTACTGGTCTAAGCGCTGGCTCCTAGATCGCCTCGATGGGGTGATACTCTGCAGCGATCAGGTGAGGGATCGCTATCGAGACTTATGCCATGGAGAGCTATCGAAGTGGCACTACTTGCCGATCGTCCAAGATGAGCAATACCTGCAGCGACAGGTCGCACTAGCAGAGGAGCAGACCGCAGCGCTACGATCCCGCTATGCTATCCCTGACGGGCGGGCGGTGATCCTCTACGTGGGGCGACTCGATAAGGTAAAGAACTTGCCTCGTCTCCTAGAGGCTTTCAGATTACTCCTCGACGAAGGGCTAGACCTACAGCTGCTGATGGTGGGCGATGGACCGATGGACGCGGAGCTGCGTCAGCAAGCTACGATGCTCAAGCTAGAGGAGCGTGTCACATTTGCCGGCAAGCAGCAGGGGAGTGATCTCTATGCGCATTACGGACTCGGAGATGCGCTGATACTGCCGAGTACAAACGAACTCTTTGGAGCTACGGTTGCCGAGGCGCTCGCACTGGGCATGCCTGTAACGGTGAGCGAGGTGGCGAGCTCCTGCACACTCATTCGCTCTGAGCAGGAGGGTTACCGACTGAACCCGCTAGATACGGAGGATATAGCACGAGCCTTGAGACATCTCTATGAGTTGATAGGAGAGCACCGAGATGAGGTCACGAGGCATTCGCTACTGCCCTACACTTTCGACCAATATATGTCGCAGCTAGACGGCTATCTAGATAGTTTGATCGCTAAGCGCTATAAGTCATGA
- a CDS encoding RNA-binding S4 domain-containing protein codes for MSRPVRIDSFLWAVRIFKTRSIAQDACRKGRVAINDVTAKPAKMVMAGDIISVRKPPVTLSFKVLQTTTNRMGAKLVPEYILNVTPPEQYELLEMKRMSGYVDRAQGLGRPTKRERRDLEQFLQAPVIDEPLLEEWNEETLDDDEEQDNPSSDLLDWDNW; via the coding sequence ATGAGCAGACCAGTACGGATCGATAGCTTCCTCTGGGCGGTGCGTATCTTCAAGACACGCTCCATAGCGCAGGATGCCTGTCGGAAGGGTAGGGTAGCGATCAATGATGTGACTGCTAAGCCAGCCAAGATGGTCATGGCGGGCGACATCATATCGGTGCGCAAGCCGCCTGTGACACTATCCTTTAAGGTACTGCAGACCACGACCAATCGTATGGGGGCTAAGCTGGTCCCTGAGTATATCCTCAATGTGACACCTCCTGAGCAGTATGAGCTGCTAGAGATGAAGCGTATGTCGGGCTATGTAGATCGTGCGCAAGGCCTTGGTAGACCGACCAAGCGTGAGCGACGGGACCTAGAGCAGTTCCTCCAGGCACCGGTCATTGATGAGCCACTTCTAGAGGAGTGGAACGAAGAGACGCTCGACGATGATGAGGAGCAAGACAATCCGTCGTCTGATCTCCTCGACTGGGACAACTGGTAA
- a CDS encoding leucine-rich repeat domain-containing protein — protein sequence MVRHLLILATTLLLSVTSAWAQTSGKTGSLSWDYNEETATLTLSGTGDMPNYGLGEAPWGEFLEQIETITISSGITTIGDNAFSNCVRLTNLNLPDDLRRIGKSSFLECISLQSIILPPSLKEIGDGAFESCEKLETVSLPAQGLEIIEPFAFTECVALSSLEIPKTVTTIGRWAFSGCIAIPKIVIPSSVRSIGDNAFSSNTALQELTLSEGLETIEEAAFSACENLPEVLIPASVKEIGGGVFADCFKLKKIDINPQNRAYTTIDGVLYTADKQTIVQYPAGKEGSSFAIPTSINKVGTLAFAGTVALTSVTLHDGLKVIEDYGFARCDELKAIAIPSGVAEIGNAPFHDCHSLAAIEVSPENINYTSHDGVLYDKSQVSLIQYPAGKQDTIYSLPKSVQIIKEFGLFDNQFIKSVELPSGLSYIGDLTFGFDKSLSEITVQMTDPSKITLGLMVFFRGFGAVPCKLRVPKGTKELYQQSEQWQDFSDIEEFEPQGVEIVTPDQPQTTVIYDLSGQQLPTDLQQLPDGIYIVNGEKVIKQTDHNL from the coding sequence ATGGTAAGACATTTACTCATTCTGGCCACCACGCTACTCTTGTCTGTGACAAGTGCATGGGCACAGACCAGTGGCAAGACAGGATCCCTCTCGTGGGATTACAACGAAGAGACAGCTACTCTGACTCTTTCTGGAACTGGAGATATGCCCAACTATGGGCTAGGCGAAGCTCCATGGGGGGAGTTTCTAGAGCAAATCGAGACCATTACGATCTCGTCAGGGATTACAACGATCGGAGACAACGCATTCAGTAATTGCGTCCGACTGACCAATCTCAACCTTCCAGATGACCTTAGGCGCATTGGCAAGAGTTCGTTCCTCGAATGTATCAGTCTACAGAGTATTATACTCCCGCCTAGTCTCAAGGAGATTGGTGATGGGGCTTTTGAGAGTTGCGAAAAGCTTGAGACAGTCTCTCTCCCCGCACAAGGACTAGAGATCATTGAGCCATTTGCATTCACCGAGTGTGTTGCCCTATCAAGTCTAGAAATCCCCAAGACTGTCACAACTATCGGTCGCTGGGCTTTCAGCGGATGCATCGCTATCCCCAAGATTGTTATCCCGTCAAGTGTACGATCGATAGGCGACAACGCCTTTAGTAGCAATACGGCACTCCAAGAGCTAACGCTATCGGAGGGGCTGGAGACCATCGAGGAGGCTGCTTTTAGTGCTTGCGAAAACCTGCCAGAGGTACTCATCCCAGCATCTGTAAAAGAGATCGGTGGAGGCGTTTTTGCCGATTGCTTCAAGCTCAAGAAGATCGATATAAATCCTCAAAACAGAGCCTACACGACAATCGATGGCGTCCTGTATACGGCAGATAAGCAGACTATTGTGCAGTACCCTGCCGGCAAGGAGGGGAGCAGCTTCGCAATACCTACCTCCATTAACAAAGTAGGTACACTAGCCTTCGCAGGCACTGTAGCACTGACCAGCGTGACACTACATGATGGTCTCAAAGTCATCGAAGACTATGGCTTCGCACGATGTGATGAGCTAAAGGCAATAGCTATTCCTTCTGGGGTAGCGGAGATTGGTAACGCACCATTTCACGACTGTCATAGTCTGGCAGCGATAGAGGTCTCTCCAGAAAACATTAACTACACCTCTCACGATGGAGTCCTCTACGACAAGTCACAAGTGTCACTAATCCAATACCCTGCAGGCAAGCAGGATACCATTTATAGCCTCCCCAAGAGCGTACAGATCATCAAGGAGTTTGGACTCTTCGACAATCAGTTTATTAAGAGTGTAGAGCTACCCAGTGGCTTGAGTTACATCGGAGATTTAACTTTTGGCTTTGACAAGAGTCTCAGTGAGATCACTGTACAGATGACTGACCCCAGTAAGATAACGCTAGGACTTATGGTCTTCTTTAGAGGATTTGGTGCCGTCCCATGCAAGCTCCGCGTACCTAAAGGGACCAAAGAGCTATATCAGCAAAGTGAACAGTGGCAAGACTTTTCGGATATTGAAGAGTTTGAGCCTCAGGGCGTTGAGATTGTAACGCCAGATCAACCCCAGACGACGGTCATATATGACCTTAGCGGACAGCAACTGCCCACAGATCTTCAGCAGCTCCCAGATGGGATCTACATCGTCAATGGAGAGAAGGTAATCAAGCAGACGGATCATAACTTATAA
- a CDS encoding C40 family peptidase — protein MSYKPRSIRLLLSTFLLTLLLSQCAAKSPSGMTFKHPVLKRPPIHRVGGDKKAQTAHDELVADLIDTGKELLGKPYGYRGNLPWRMDCSGFVSYVYSRYGITVPRGSATQANYVKRIKREEVLPGDLLFFKGRNRNSGRVGHVAMVIDVVDGDLVMMHSTNSRGIIIERLSRSAYFSSRYLSAGRVPEMNKLIEEGTVMVPVPTLSPIAPNHQINPIDIDRENLLPEIPIAAPKQWRR, from the coding sequence ATGAGTTATAAACCTAGATCTATCAGACTGCTCCTAAGCACCTTCCTGCTCACATTGCTCCTGAGTCAATGTGCAGCCAAGAGTCCCAGCGGTATGACCTTCAAGCATCCCGTACTGAAGCGTCCCCCCATACATCGTGTAGGAGGAGATAAAAAAGCCCAGACGGCACACGACGAATTGGTCGCTGACTTGATCGATACGGGCAAGGAACTACTAGGCAAGCCTTACGGTTATAGAGGTAATCTGCCCTGGCGCATGGACTGCTCGGGCTTCGTATCATACGTTTACTCACGATATGGCATCACCGTGCCACGTGGATCCGCTACACAAGCAAACTATGTCAAGAGGATCAAAAGAGAGGAGGTGCTACCTGGGGATCTGCTCTTCTTCAAGGGTCGTAATCGCAATAGCGGTCGTGTGGGGCATGTGGCGATGGTCATTGATGTCGTCGACGGCGATCTTGTCATGATGCATAGTACCAATAGTCGTGGTATCATCATCGAGCGACTCAGTCGCAGCGCTTACTTCTCGAGTCGCTATCTAAGCGCTGGGCGTGTGCCTGAGATGAATAAGCTGATCGAGGAGGGGACGGTTATGGTTCCCGTACCAACGCTCTCGCCTATTGCACCTAATCACCAGATTAATCCGATAGATATAGATCGTGAGAACCTCCTACCAGAGATCCCTATTGCTGCGCCTAAGCAGTGGCGTAGATAG
- the pth gene encoding aminoacyl-tRNA hydrolase — MNQYLIVGLGNPTEEYRGTRHNIGFRMVSHLADKQGWTWSTARHGEITSGRIKNVQLTLLKPSTYMNLSGTAVRYWMQELKIPVDHILICLDDLALPFGTLRMKPGGSAGGHNGLKHITELLGTDRYPRLRFGIGHDYPRGKQIEYVLAQFPEGELADMPRLLERVDEMIESFCLMGVERTMNSFN; from the coding sequence ATGAATCAATACCTAATCGTCGGGCTCGGTAATCCTACAGAGGAGTATCGTGGCACGAGACACAACATCGGCTTCCGTATGGTGAGCCACCTTGCTGATAAGCAGGGATGGACTTGGTCTACGGCTCGCCATGGGGAGATCACTTCAGGACGCATTAAGAATGTTCAGCTGACGCTCCTCAAGCCTTCTACCTATATGAATCTGAGCGGTACGGCCGTGCGCTATTGGATGCAGGAGTTGAAGATCCCAGTAGACCATATATTAATTTGTCTCGATGATTTGGCACTTCCCTTCGGCACGCTCCGTATGAAGCCTGGCGGTAGTGCTGGCGGGCACAATGGACTCAAGCATATCACGGAGCTTCTCGGTACGGATCGCTATCCACGACTACGCTTTGGCATAGGACATGACTACCCGAGGGGTAAGCAGATAGAGTATGTGCTGGCGCAGTTTCCCGAGGGGGAGCTGGCCGACATGCCTCGTCTCCTGGAGCGTGTCGATGAGATGATCGAGAGCTTCTGCCTGATGGGCGTGGAGCGGACGATGAATAGCTTTAACTAG